A window of the Chiloscyllium plagiosum isolate BGI_BamShark_2017 chromosome 13, ASM401019v2, whole genome shotgun sequence genome harbors these coding sequences:
- the b3gnt7 gene encoding UDP-GlcNAc:betaGal beta-1,3-N-acetylglucosaminyltransferase 7 isoform X1 — MCFRKMRLLKACCISCFVTVITLTLLQRSSRTSQELQNISQRSRFTEDQLASTFLNYFTPKGNFWSLQKSEIAATETLMVTEAQKKTKQWDVNSVNCTPNNNFTHIEWFKGLESNFKQFLQYRHCKYFPMILNHPEKCSGDIYLLLVVKSIITQYDRRDAIRKTWGNETVMDGKQVKILFLLGTSSNENEKFHHQRLLEYEDIIYGDILQWNFVDTFFNLTLKEINFLKWFSTYCENVEYIFKGDDDVFVSTENILEFLSIPKITNLFVGDVLYMAKPIRKKENKYYIPEALYNKTYYPPYAGGGGFLMAGSLARRLYKVSENLELYPIDDVFLGMCLEVLSINPINHQGFKTFGIVKNKKSKMNKEPCFYKSIMVVHKLLPAELLEMWKAVHSKISCSRKIKISIGSPQSSYKF; from the coding sequence ATGTGCTTTAGGAAGATGAGACTGTTAAAGGCCTGCTGTATCAGCTGTTTTGTGACTGTGATAACCTTGACTCTGCTGCAAAGAAGCAGCAGAACTAGCCAGGAATTACAGAATATCTCCCAAAGATCCAGATTTACAGAGGACCAATTGGCTTCTACTTTTCTCAACTATTTCACTCCCAAGGGAAACTTCTGGAGTCTTCAAAAATCAGAGATTGCTGCCACTGAAACGTTGATGGTAACagaagcacagaaaaagaccaaaCAGTGGGATGTGAATAGTGTCAACTGCACTCCTAACAACAACTTCACTCATATTGAATGGTTCAAAGGCTTGGAGTCAAACTTCAAGCAATTTTTACAATATAGACACTGCAAGTACTTTCCAATGATTCTTAACCACCCTGAGAAGTGTAGTGGTGATATCTACCTTTTGTTAGTTGTTAAATCCATTATAACTCAGTATGACCGCAGGGATGCCATTAGGAAAACATGGGGCAATGAAACAGTGATGGATGGAAAGCAAGTAAAAATCCTATTCCTTTTAGGGACTTCATCCAATGAAAATGAAAAGTTTCACCATCAAAGACTGCTGGAATATGAGGATATTATTTATGGGGATATACTTCAGTGGAACTTCGTGGACACTTTTTTTAATCTTACCTTGAAAGAGATTAACTTTCTCAAGTGGTTTTCTACATATTGTGAGAACGTGGAGTATATTTTTAAAGGTGATGATGATGTGTTTGTAAGCACTGAGAATATTCTTGAATTTCTTAGTATACCCAAAATCACCAATCTTTTTGTTGGTGATGTTCTGTATATGGCAAAACCAATTcgcaaaaaggaaaataaatattatATTCCAGAAGCTTTGTACAATAAAACATATTATCCACCTTATGCAGGGGGTGGTGGGTTTCTGATGGCTGGATCACTTGCAAGAAGATTGTACAAAGTTTCTGAAAATTTAGAGTTGTACCCCATTGATGATGTTTTCCTGGGGATGTGCCTCGAAGTGCTCAGCATAAATCCCATTAATCATCAAGGCTTTAAGACCTTTGGCAttgtgaaaaacaaaaaaagtaaaatgaaTAAAGAGCCTTGCTTTTATAAAAGCATAATGGTGGTGCACAAACTGCTTCCAGCAGAACTTCTAGAAATGTGGAAAGCTGTTCACAGCAAAATTAGTTGTTCtagaaaaataaaaatttctATAGGTTCACCCCAAAGTTCATATAAGTTTTAA